A window of the Phycicoccus sp. M110.8 genome harbors these coding sequences:
- a CDS encoding methyltransferase family protein, which translates to MSRRPTHLALSAAGWLGFGAVTLWAAAFLAGVLVPRTADAPVRSTTGRAVAVDAALLLLFAAQHSLMARRTVKARLARRVPRPLERTTYVLATDLCLAVLLVLWEPVGGQVWHLDGPAAAALWTLCAAGWALAVASTFAVDHLELTGLRQAGWATRARRPREGLHEDGLYGLVRHPLMTGLLLAFWATPHMGAGHLLFALGASCYVAVGIAFEERDLRESFGTAYDVYAARVPALVPGLRRGR; encoded by the coding sequence ATGAGCCGACGTCCCACCCACCTCGCCCTCTCCGCTGCCGGCTGGCTCGGCTTCGGTGCCGTCACGCTGTGGGCGGCGGCCTTCCTCGCGGGCGTGCTCGTCCCCCGGACCGCCGACGCCCCGGTCCGCTCGACCACCGGTCGCGCGGTCGCCGTCGACGCGGCACTGCTGCTGCTGTTCGCCGCGCAGCACTCGCTGATGGCCCGGCGGACGGTGAAGGCGCGGCTCGCGCGCCGTGTCCCCCGCCCCCTCGAGCGCACGACCTACGTCCTGGCCACCGACCTCTGCCTCGCCGTCCTGCTCGTCCTGTGGGAGCCGGTGGGGGGACAGGTCTGGCACCTCGACGGCCCTGCGGCTGCCGCGCTCTGGACCCTGTGCGCGGCGGGCTGGGCGCTGGCGGTCGCGTCGACGTTCGCGGTGGACCACCTGGAGCTCACCGGGCTGCGCCAGGCCGGGTGGGCGACCCGGGCGCGCCGACCGCGGGAGGGCCTGCACGAGGACGGCCTCTACGGCCTGGTGCGTCACCCGCTGATGACCGGACTCCTGCTCGCATTCTGGGCGACGCCGCACATGGGCGCCGGCCACCTCCTCTTCGCCCTCGGCGCGTCCTGCTACGTCGCCGTCGGCATCGCCTTCGAGGAGCGCGACCTGCGGGAGTCGTTCGGGACCGCCTACGACGTGTATGCCGCGCGCGTGCCCGCACTCGTGCCGGGCCTCCGGCGGGGTCGCTGA
- a CDS encoding protealysin inhibitor emfourin codes for MATEELRIAYRRSGGIAGIAMAAECLAADLPEDQARVAADLLGATDEDQAPGERDDGAEAAGSAPGPGADQFTYTVRVASGARSRTLSWSDSTVPEGARPLLATLAGLARPTRNG; via the coding sequence GTGGCCACAGAGGAGCTCCGCATCGCGTACCGCCGCAGTGGCGGGATCGCGGGCATCGCCATGGCGGCCGAGTGCCTGGCCGCCGACCTCCCTGAGGACCAGGCGCGGGTCGCGGCGGACCTGCTGGGCGCGACCGACGAGGACCAGGCGCCGGGCGAGCGGGACGACGGTGCCGAGGCAGCCGGTTCCGCCCCCGGTCCCGGCGCCGACCAGTTCACCTACACCGTCCGCGTGGCCAGCGGCGCCCGGAGCAGGACCCTGAGCTGGTCCGACTCCACGGTGCCGGAAGGGGCCCGGCCGTTGCTCGCGACGCTCGCGGGTCTCGCCAGGCCCACCAGGAACGGGTGA
- a CDS encoding M4 family metallopeptidase — protein MPRTPATTAPREAGSVCRPAIACIIPPDLLARVAREADPDQREALLETLQLDQSFRVTRAESAASIVAPLHPIAVRAGAGTPNRAIYDQHHSTATTPGTLVRSEGQRKVKDVSVNQAYDNFGYTYKLYWDQFHRDSIDDQGMQIQGLVHFGTSYDNAFWDGAGHMFFGDGDGQMLTDTTKGIDVVGHELTHGVTQHEANLRYSGQSGALNESVSDVFGSLVKQYHLGQDAAAADWLIGADIVGPQLAPALRSMKAPGTANPYDNQPSTMDGYVHTTSDNGGVHTNSGIPNHAFYVVATTIGGNAWEAAGQIWYDTLADPRLRPTATFARFAALTLRSARTRFGSSSAEAAAVAAGWDAVKVKVR, from the coding sequence ATGCCACGGACACCAGCCACCACGGCACCCCGCGAGGCAGGGTCGGTGTGCCGGCCCGCCATCGCGTGCATCATCCCGCCGGACCTGCTGGCCCGGGTCGCGCGTGAGGCCGACCCGGACCAGCGAGAGGCGCTGCTGGAGACCCTGCAGCTCGACCAGAGCTTCCGGGTCACCCGCGCGGAGTCCGCTGCCAGCATCGTCGCGCCCCTGCACCCGATCGCCGTGCGCGCCGGGGCCGGCACGCCGAACCGGGCCATCTACGACCAGCACCACTCGACGGCGACGACGCCGGGAACGCTGGTGCGGTCCGAGGGCCAGCGGAAGGTCAAGGACGTCTCGGTCAACCAGGCCTACGACAACTTCGGCTACACGTACAAGCTCTACTGGGACCAGTTCCACCGCGACTCGATCGACGACCAGGGCATGCAGATCCAGGGCCTGGTCCACTTCGGCACCAGCTACGACAACGCGTTCTGGGACGGGGCCGGGCACATGTTCTTCGGTGACGGCGACGGCCAGATGTTGACGGACACGACCAAGGGCATCGACGTCGTCGGCCACGAGCTCACCCACGGGGTGACCCAGCACGAGGCGAACCTGCGGTACTCCGGCCAGTCGGGGGCGCTCAACGAGTCGGTGTCCGACGTCTTCGGCTCGCTCGTGAAGCAGTACCACCTGGGGCAGGATGCAGCCGCCGCGGACTGGCTCATCGGGGCCGACATCGTCGGCCCACAGCTCGCACCGGCCCTCAGGTCGATGAAGGCACCCGGGACGGCGAACCCCTACGACAACCAGCCCTCGACCATGGACGGCTACGTCCACACCACGTCGGACAACGGGGGAGTCCACACCAACTCGGGCATCCCCAACCACGCGTTCTACGTCGTCGCGACGACCATCGGCGGCAACGCCTGGGAGGCGGCAGGCCAGATCTGGTACGACACCCTGGCCGACCCGCGCCTGCGGCCCACCGCGACGTTCGCCCGGTTCGCCGCCCTGACCCTGCGTTCGGCCAGGACGCGGTTCGGCAGCAGCAGCGCGGAGGCCGCGGCGGTCGCAGCCGGCTGGGATGCCGTCAAGGTGAAGGTCCGCTGA
- a CDS encoding aminotransferase class V-fold PLP-dependent enzyme — protein MSLPRAEIDPDGLLEYSVVFTDRSLNHMSKRFVGVMQDVIDVLRTTYGAATVAVVPGGGTYAMEAVARQLATGRRCLVVRNGLFSYRWSQILDAGSVATETTVCRARPTSDEPQAPWAPAPVEEVVAAIERDRPEVVFAAHVETAAGILLPDDYVRRIAAAAHEVGGLFVLDCIASGAMWADMRDLGADVLLSAPQKGWSGSPCAGFVMLSEAGRAQVMATTSTSFAVDLQKWLTITEAYTQGQTPYHATMPTDALARDAALMLETRDAGLDTLRKAQVDLGSRVRALLADNGFRSVAADGFAAPSVVVSFTDDPELRTGAKFKQQGVQVAAGVPLMCGEGDDFSTFRLGLFGLDKLTDVDGTVERLAAHLAR, from the coding sequence GTGAGCCTCCCGCGCGCTGAGATCGACCCTGACGGCCTCCTCGAGTACTCGGTGGTGTTCACCGACCGCTCGCTCAACCACATGTCGAAGCGCTTCGTCGGCGTGATGCAGGACGTCATCGACGTCCTGCGCACCACCTACGGTGCCGCGACGGTCGCGGTCGTCCCGGGCGGCGGCACGTACGCCATGGAAGCCGTCGCCCGGCAGCTCGCGACCGGCCGCCGCTGCCTGGTCGTCCGCAACGGCCTCTTCTCCTACCGCTGGAGCCAGATCCTCGACGCCGGGTCCGTGGCGACCGAGACGACGGTGTGCCGTGCCCGGCCGACCTCCGACGAGCCGCAGGCCCCGTGGGCGCCGGCACCGGTGGAGGAGGTCGTCGCGGCGATCGAGCGCGACCGCCCGGAGGTCGTCTTCGCGGCGCACGTCGAGACCGCGGCGGGCATCCTGCTCCCGGACGACTACGTGCGGCGCATCGCCGCCGCCGCGCACGAGGTCGGGGGCCTGTTCGTGCTGGACTGCATCGCGTCGGGAGCCATGTGGGCCGACATGCGCGACCTGGGCGCCGACGTCCTCCTCAGCGCCCCCCAGAAGGGCTGGAGCGGGTCGCCCTGCGCCGGTTTCGTCATGCTGAGCGAGGCGGGTCGGGCCCAGGTGATGGCGACGACGTCCACCAGCTTCGCGGTCGACCTGCAGAAGTGGCTGACCATCACCGAGGCCTACACGCAGGGGCAGACGCCGTACCACGCGACCATGCCGACCGATGCCCTCGCGCGGGACGCCGCCCTCATGCTCGAGACCCGCGACGCCGGGCTCGACACGCTCCGCAAGGCGCAGGTCGACCTCGGCAGTCGGGTCCGTGCGCTCCTGGCGGACAACGGCTTCCGCTCCGTGGCGGCAGACGGCTTCGCCGCGCCCAGCGTCGTCGTCTCGTTCACCGACGACCCGGAGCTCCGCACCGGTGCCAAGTTCAAGCAGCAGGGCGTCCAGGTCGCGGCGGGGGTGCCGCTCATGTGCGGCGAGGGCGACGACTTCTCCACCTTCCGGCTGGGCCTCTTCGGGCTCGACAAGCTCACCGACGTCGACGGGACCGTCGAGCGACTGGCCGCCCACCTGGCTCGCTGA
- a CDS encoding dihydrofolate reductase family protein, whose protein sequence is MRKVVLYTLMSLDGAVDHPDRYFAPGPGDAEVPEFDEGMIAFEAEVIGSQDAVLLGRGMYDEWSGFWPTADYQPFADFINGVTKYVLTSTPLDRQWSNSEAVHRPVADLVRDLKAAPGRDIGVHGSIELARSMLAQGLVDELRLVVGPTVGCTGRRLFADGKAPQRLELVGASATPSSALLLTYRGPAAGR, encoded by the coding sequence GTGCGCAAGGTCGTGCTCTACACCCTGATGTCCCTCGACGGTGCGGTCGACCACCCCGACCGCTACTTCGCGCCAGGACCGGGGGATGCGGAGGTGCCGGAGTTCGACGAGGGGATGATCGCCTTCGAGGCGGAGGTGATCGGCTCGCAGGACGCGGTGCTGCTCGGGCGGGGCATGTACGACGAGTGGTCGGGCTTCTGGCCGACGGCGGACTACCAGCCGTTCGCCGACTTCATCAACGGCGTCACGAAGTACGTGCTCACGTCCACCCCGCTCGACCGGCAGTGGTCGAACTCCGAGGCCGTCCACCGCCCCGTCGCCGACCTGGTCCGCGACCTCAAGGCGGCCCCCGGTCGCGACATCGGCGTCCACGGCAGCATCGAGCTCGCGCGCTCGATGCTCGCCCAGGGCCTCGTCGACGAGCTGCGGCTGGTGGTGGGGCCGACCGTCGGCTGCACGGGGCGGCGGCTCTTCGCGGACGGCAAGGCCCCGCAGCGGCTCGAGCTCGTCGGCGCGAGCGCCACGCCGAGCTCCGCCCTGCTGCTCACCTACCGCGGGCCAGCCGCAGGGAGGTGA